From the Chryseobacterium fluminis genome, the window CCGGACGCTAATACATCATCGTAATAATCCACTCTGAAAAATGAATTTTTGTCGAGACTGGTTTTAATGTCCAGTCCGATTCCGTATTTCCATTGGTCGTCCTTAAATCCATAAGCAAAATAATAATCCGGTGAAAAATAAGGATTGAATGTCTCATTGAGCTTTGCCTTTAAACCGACTCTGAAACCTTCATATGAGTTGAAGTTTACGATTTCGTCTACGGCAAAATCTACCACGCCTGTCCGGATCTGTCCGTTGATTAACCCTGTGAGTACACGCGCTTTATTATCGATATTATAGATTTTTCCGAGGCTGTCGATCGTGGTGTAGGTATTTCTTTCCCTTTCGGTAAGCGGATCGGTCCTGTATCGGTCGAGTGTCTTTCCGTCAGCATTTTTTACCGAAAAAGTATACCCTTTAAAGTCATTGCGATTTTCTTCAACCGGCGACCGGAAATCGAAATATTTTGATGTCAGAAAAGCATAAGTTCCGAAGCTTTTTTTGTCTTTTCTATAATCTTCGTTTTCAGCATTTTCTTTCGGTTCTTCTTCCATCGCCATTCTGCTCATTCTAAGTTTTACGGTTTCATTGGAAAGAAACCACTTGTTGTTGTAAAAAATCCAGGTACTGGCGATGATGCCGTCGTTTTTTACTTTGCTGAAGTTTTCGATTTTCTTGATCCCGTACGTTTCCGTATCGATGTAAATCGTTCCGTTGTATTTTCTTTTTTTATCCTGTTTCCGGTAATTGACTTCCCTGAAGCGAATGACGAAATTTTTTCTCCCGTCCATTTCAATCGTATCAGTCAGAAAAAACCGGTACAATCCCCTGTTTTCCTGCTTCAGCTGGTTGGGAAGCTTATCCCTGTTGCTTTGCTGCATGGCGATCATCTCATAGATCGGCTGTTTAAGACCCGAGATTCTGTTGTCGAGGATCGTAATCTTTTCGCCATATTTCTTTGAGTACAGAAATTCCTGAGCCCGTTCCCATAAGAACAGCTTGCTTCGGGAAAATATCTTTCGCGCAGAGATATTATTTAAAGAATCTTTTTCCCTTTTCTTTTTAAATAGGGTTTTGTCTTCAAAAAACTGCGCAAACTGTGAGATGCTGTCTTCATCAATGTCCAAAGATATTTTTTCGTACGATTTATAAGAATAAGAATGAAGCGTTTTAGGAGAATTCTCCCTGAATAGCTGATTAACCTTTTTTAGAATTTCCAATGCCCTGGGATCACTCTTGTCTTCCAGGACAACCATTTCTATAGAAGTTGTTTTAGAATCGGTACGAAGCAGGGAAACATTCATATTTTCTTCTGCAGTAACCGTTTCTTTCTGATAGTTTTCGGCTTCAATGCGGATATTTTTGCATTTGGACTTAAACTCCAGATATCCCTGCCGGTCTGTATGTCCCAGTATTTTACCGTTGCAAAGGACCCTGGCGCCGGAAATGGGAACATCATTGCTTTCATCTGCAACCCTGATTTTCGATTGTGAAAAACCAAAAACAGAGATTAAGAAAAATATAAACAGTAAAACCCTTTTCATTTAAAAAATACTCCGTCAAAAGTACTAATATTTATTGTGTTGGAAAAGTTTTGTTAATGGATATTAATGGTATCCACCTTTAGGATTATCCTGAACAGTAATAGAAAAACGTCCGGAATTTCCGGACGTTTCTTTATATAAAATTTTAATGTAAAACCTGTTTTAAACCTCAAGCCATTAAATGTTCAGCGCTTTCTGATAGGCACTTTCAAGACCTTCGAGATTTTTTCCTCCGGCCGTTGCGAAGCCCGGATTTCCGCCTCCTCCGCCCTGGATTTCTTTCGCTAAATCTTTCACGAGAGCACCCGCCTGATAACGGGCTGCCAAATCATCCGAAACCCCCACAGTGATCATCGGTTTTCCGTCTGCATCAGAAAGAATGATGGTCACCGAAGTCGGAATTTCTTTCTTCAGCTGGAATACGATATCTTTTACAGAACCTGCGTCCAGAGAAGTCTTTTTCACTAAAAGCTGTTTGTCACCCTTCTGTTCGTAAGCGTTTTTCCAGTCGCCGATTTCACCTTTGGCTTTTTCTCTTTTCAAAGCATCAACTTCAGATTTTAGTGCTGTATTTTCCTCGATCAGTTTTTCGACAGCGCGTACCATATCTTTAGATCTTAACAAATGGGAGAGCTCAGTAACCTGCTGTTCCAGGTTTTTGAAATATTCTTCCGATTTATCTCCTGAAATTGCCTCGATTCTTCTGATTCCTGCAGCTGCGGAACTTTCAGAATTAATTTTAAAATGACCGATCTCACTGGTGTTTTTTACATGCGTGCCTCCGCAAAGTTCTTTGGAGCTTCCAAACTGGATCATTCTCACGCTGTCCCCGTACTTTTCCCCGAACAGAGCCATTGCTCCTTTGTCAATCGCTTCCTGGATCGGGATGTTTCTGAATTCCTGCAATGCAATATTTTCTTTGATTTTTGCATTTACTTTTTCTTCAATCAGCGCCAGTTCCTCCTCCGTCATTTTGCTGAAATGAGAGAAGTCGAAACGAAGATAGTCGGGACCTACATAAGAACCCTTCTGCTCAACATGAGTGCCTAAAACCTCTCTTAGAGCCTCATGCAGCAGGTGAGTTACCGAGTGGTTTGCCTGAGAGTTCTTTCTTTCTGCAGCGTTCACTTTAGCGTAGAACAGTGCACCGGCATCTTTCGGGAGACCGTTGATTAAAGAAATAATCAGTCCGTTTTCCTTTTTTGTTTCCAGAACTTCTAAGCTTTCTACGGCATTTTCAAGAACGCCTTTATCACCGACCTGTCCACCACCTTCAGGATAGAAAGGGGAATTGCTCAGCACAACCTGATAAAATTCTCCGTCTTTATTTTCTACTTTTCTGTATCTTGTAATATAGGTTTCGGCCTCGGTCTGGTCATAGCCCACAAAGTTTTCGGGTTTTTCCTCTAAGGTCACCCAGTCGTATACTTTCTGGGCAGAGTCAGCTTTTGAACGGAGTTTCTGTTTCTCCATTTCGGCTTTAAAGCCTGCTTCATCGATGGTAAGTCCTTTTTCCTCTGCGATAATTCTTGTTAAATCATCCGGGAAACCATACGTATCATATAATTCGAAAACCTCTTCGCTTGGTAAAACCTTCGACTGGCTTCCGATTGTCTGCTGAATTAATTTTTCAACCCTGATCAATCCGGTTTCAATCGTTTTTAAGAAAGATTCCTCCTCACTTTTAATAACTTCGGTTACCAAAGTTCCCTGTTTTTCCAACTCCGGGAAGAAAGCTCCCATCTGTTCCTGTAAAACAGCAACCAGTTGATAAAGGAACGGTTCTTTCATCTCTAAAAATCGGTAAGAATAAGAAATCCCCCTTCTTAAAATCCTCCTGATCACGTAACCCGCTCCTCCGTTTGAAGGCAGCTGTCCGTCTGCGATTGCAAAGGAAACCGCTCTGATGTGGTCTACTACAACTCGAATGGCAATATCTTTTTCATTATCTAAAATCCCGGTGTATTTTTTGCCGGAAAGCTCCTCCACTTTAGCAATTAAAGGGGTAAATACGTCGGTATCATAGTTGGAAGATTTCCCCTGAAGCGCCATACAAAGACGTTCGAAACCCATTCCGGTATCCACATGCTGAGCAGGAAGTTTTTCCAGGGAACCATCTGCTTTTCTGTTGAATTCCATAAAAACAAGATTCCAGACTTCCACGACCTGGGGGTGATCGTTATTCACCAGTTCAAGTCCGGAAACTTCAGCTTTTTCTTCAGCAGTTCTTAAATCCACATGTATTTCAGAACAGGGTCCGCAAGGTCCGCTTGCCCCCATTTCCCAGAAATTATCTTTCTTATTCCCGTTGATAATCCTGTCTTCAGAAATGTGAGATCTCCAGAAATCATAAGCATCCTGATCCCTGGCAAGATTCTCGGAAGCATCTCCTTCAAATATCGTTACGTACAGGTTTTCCTTTGGAATTCCATATACTTCAGTCAGCAATTCCCAGGCAAAAGCAATAGCCTCTTTTTTAAAATAATTACCGAAAGACCAGTTCCCCAACATCTCAAACATGGTATGATGATACGTATCTCTCCCCACATCATCCAGATCATTATGCTTCCCTGAAACCCTCAGGCACTTCTGGGTGTCGGCAATTCTTGGGGCAGTGGGTGTCTTGTATCCTAAGAAAAAATCTTTGAACTGCGTCATTCCCGAGTTGGAAAACATGAGTGTGGGATCGTCTTTCAGAACGATAGGAGCCGAAGGAACGATAAGGTGGTCTTTACTTTTAAAATAATCTAAAAATTTCTGACGGATCTCTTGTGATGTCATCATGATCTATATTGCTTTGCTTTTTTACAAATTTTGATAAGATGCAAATTTAATGTTTTTGGGTGATTTAATATCAAATATTTGACATTTTGAAAAGATATCTGTCTGCAATCGGATGTGTTTTCCGGAGCTTTTTCCCGCTTTTCATTGCAATTCCTCGTGGCGCGGCTCCACTTCGTTCCGCCGCTTCACTGCGGGATTTTCATTACAATCGGGGCTAGGGGAAGGATACTGTTAAATAACACCAGGCTAAAAATGATCGGATTTTCTCCACCTTTAAGGAGTAAAGTGCTTATACTGAATATTTTTTGCAGTTTACCATTTAACTTATTATATTCGTTATGATCTGAAAGAAAAAGCATACATGATGAAAAACACAACACTGAAAAATTGGGTAGAACAATATTCCGGACCGCTTTTGAGAAGAGCTGCATATCTGCTGTCAGATAAAACAGAAGCAGAAGATATCGTTCAGGAAGTTTTTGTTGCCGCATTTTCCTCATATGATTCCTTTGATGGGAAAAGTAAGCCGCTCACCTGGCTTATGGCTATTTTAAATAGAAAAGTGGCCGATTTTTACCGGAAAAAGTATAAAACTGAACCCAGCATAAAATTAGACCATTTTTTTGATGAAAGCGGTTTTTGGAAAAATAATGATGTCCTCAATGCCTGG encodes:
- a CDS encoding RNA polymerase sigma factor, yielding MMKNTTLKNWVEQYSGPLLRRAAYLLSDKTEAEDIVQEVFVAAFSSYDSFDGKSKPLTWLMAILNRKVADFYRKKYKTEPSIKLDHFFDESGFWKNNDVLNAWNVSNAEAELLDNTDFSKTMEDCIEDLPVRWKIPMKMYYLEEKKAPEVSQELNISRTNLWKILQRSRMQLRECLEFNWFIKL
- the alaS gene encoding alanine--tRNA ligase, yielding MTSQEIRQKFLDYFKSKDHLIVPSAPIVLKDDPTLMFSNSGMTQFKDFFLGYKTPTAPRIADTQKCLRVSGKHNDLDDVGRDTYHHTMFEMLGNWSFGNYFKKEAIAFAWELLTEVYGIPKENLYVTIFEGDASENLARDQDAYDFWRSHISEDRIINGNKKDNFWEMGASGPCGPCSEIHVDLRTAEEKAEVSGLELVNNDHPQVVEVWNLVFMEFNRKADGSLEKLPAQHVDTGMGFERLCMALQGKSSNYDTDVFTPLIAKVEELSGKKYTGILDNEKDIAIRVVVDHIRAVSFAIADGQLPSNGGAGYVIRRILRRGISYSYRFLEMKEPFLYQLVAVLQEQMGAFFPELEKQGTLVTEVIKSEEESFLKTIETGLIRVEKLIQQTIGSQSKVLPSEEVFELYDTYGFPDDLTRIIAEEKGLTIDEAGFKAEMEKQKLRSKADSAQKVYDWVTLEEKPENFVGYDQTEAETYITRYRKVENKDGEFYQVVLSNSPFYPEGGGQVGDKGVLENAVESLEVLETKKENGLIISLINGLPKDAGALFYAKVNAAERKNSQANHSVTHLLHEALREVLGTHVEQKGSYVGPDYLRFDFSHFSKMTEEELALIEEKVNAKIKENIALQEFRNIPIQEAIDKGAMALFGEKYGDSVRMIQFGSSKELCGGTHVKNTSEIGHFKINSESSAAAGIRRIEAISGDKSEEYFKNLEQQVTELSHLLRSKDMVRAVEKLIEENTALKSEVDALKREKAKGEIGDWKNAYEQKGDKQLLVKKTSLDAGSVKDIVFQLKKEIPTSVTIILSDADGKPMITVGVSDDLAARYQAGALVKDLAKEIQGGGGGNPGFATAGGKNLEGLESAYQKALNI